In a single window of the Nodularia spumigena CCY9414 genome:
- a CDS encoding DUF4336 domain-containing protein: MADDISTVSPEQIDVQDFSWPFWLILPLYPYGKRRTIRKEVVKDTIWTFDQMQGIFYVVVPIRMTVVKLDQGGLLVYAPVAPTPECVRLVQELVAEHGDVKYIILPTVSGLEHKVFVGPFARYFPSAQVFVTPHQWSFPLNLPISWLGLPAKRTHILPEDSSKSPFAEEFDYAILGPIELGPGRFAEVAFFHKRSHTLLVTDSVVSVSADPPAIVQLDAYPLLFHAKDRASDMIADNQANRRKGWQRVSLFALYFRPSVLEVVKWGKVLREAIKAPNRSPKAYFGLFPFKWHSDWQRSFDILRGEGRLFVAPILQTLILNRAPRETIDWAQKVASWDFQWIIPCHFDSPIKAKPEQFRQAFSFLEQHPISHTGLPEEDFQLLKEIDQGLNKFGIVPPPREKV, translated from the coding sequence GTGGCTGATGATATAAGTACAGTAAGCCCAGAACAAATTGATGTGCAGGACTTTTCTTGGCCTTTCTGGTTGATACTGCCACTCTACCCTTATGGCAAGCGGCGGACAATCCGTAAAGAAGTAGTTAAAGACACAATCTGGACTTTTGACCAAATGCAGGGGATTTTCTACGTTGTTGTGCCGATTCGCATGACTGTAGTTAAGCTAGATCAAGGTGGTCTTTTGGTATATGCTCCCGTTGCGCCTACCCCAGAATGTGTCAGACTCGTGCAAGAGTTGGTGGCAGAACACGGCGATGTTAAGTATATTATTTTGCCCACTGTCTCCGGGCTAGAACATAAAGTATTTGTGGGACCCTTTGCGAGATACTTTCCCAGCGCACAGGTTTTTGTCACTCCTCATCAATGGAGTTTTCCGTTAAATCTACCCATCAGTTGGTTGGGTTTACCTGCTAAACGGACTCATATATTACCGGAAGATAGTAGCAAATCCCCATTTGCTGAGGAATTTGACTACGCGATTCTCGGTCCTATTGAGTTGGGGCCGGGAAGGTTTGCGGAAGTGGCTTTTTTTCACAAGCGATCGCATACTCTATTAGTAACAGATTCAGTGGTATCTGTATCCGCAGATCCGCCAGCGATCGTGCAATTAGATGCATATCCCTTGCTATTCCATGCCAAAGACAGGGCATCTGATATGATTGCAGACAATCAAGCAAATCGCCGTAAAGGATGGCAACGGGTTTCGTTATTTGCTTTGTATTTTCGTCCCAGTGTCTTAGAAGTGGTCAAATGGGGTAAAGTTTTGCGTGAGGCGATTAAAGCCCCCAATCGCTCACCAAAAGCCTATTTTGGTTTATTTCCCTTTAAATGGCATTCAGATTGGCAGCGCTCATTCGATATACTCAGAGGTGAGGGTCGTTTGTTTGTTGCACCCATTTTGCAGACACTCATTCTCAACCGCGCACCGAGAGAAACCATTGACTGGGCGCAGAAGGTGGCGAGTTGGGATTTTCAGTGGATTATTCCTTGTCATTTCGACTCACCAATTAAAGCAAAGCCGGAGCAGTTTCGTCAAGCATTCTCTTTCTTAGAACAGCATCCGATTTCTCATACGGGTTTACCAGAGGAGGATTTTCAACTACTTAAAGAAATTGATCAAGGTTTAAATAAATTTGGTATTGTACCACCACCAAGGGAGAAAGTGTAG
- a CDS encoding ABC1 kinase family protein: MAQNQPGQLRRYNSEAIARHYRYRPWLAWGRMLQVIWSFAVFILSLKWDEWQDKVEQNKGKRATQLRELLTRLGPTFIKVGQALSTRPDLVRKDFLEELIKLQDQLPPFDNAIAYQIIETELDRPISDVYSELSASPVAAASLGQVYRGRLLTGEEVAVKVQRPNLRPVITLDLYLMRWMAGWLAPWLPLNLGHDLTLIVDEFGIKLFEEIDYINEGRNAEKFANNFRNDPRVKIPVIYWSYTNTHVLTLEWINGFKLTDTSRIKAAGLDPEGIIQIGVTSGLQQLLEHGFFHADPHPGNLFAMPDGRMAYIDFGMMDQLEEPTKETLVDALVHLVNKDYADLAADFVALGFLTPDTNICPIIPALESVLGNAIGKNVKEFNFRTITDEFSELMYEYPFRVPAKFALIIRSLVTQEGIALSLNPNFKIVEVGYPYIARRLLTGESPELRRRLLNVLFKDGKFQWQRLENLIEIARTDGSFDVLPTAQMGLQYLMSEEGKFLRRQLVLALTEDDRLHTAEVQRLWDLVKDDIQPNRLLDVAIGMLTELSRESVAAIIPKSAFFAAFSSVQPNSKK, from the coding sequence GTGGCTCAGAATCAGCCTGGTCAGCTAAGACGCTACAATTCAGAGGCGATCGCTCGTCACTATCGTTACCGTCCCTGGCTTGCTTGGGGGCGAATGTTACAAGTTATCTGGTCTTTTGCTGTCTTTATTTTGAGTCTCAAGTGGGACGAATGGCAAGATAAAGTTGAGCAAAACAAAGGTAAACGCGCTACACAGTTACGAGAATTACTCACTAGACTTGGCCCGACATTTATTAAGGTAGGTCAAGCCCTATCCACTCGGCCAGACTTAGTACGCAAGGATTTCTTAGAGGAACTGATCAAGCTACAAGACCAGTTACCACCTTTTGATAATGCGATCGCTTATCAAATTATCGAAACCGAATTAGACAGACCCATCTCTGACGTTTACAGCGAATTATCAGCTAGTCCAGTGGCTGCTGCTAGTTTAGGGCAAGTTTATCGTGGTCGTCTACTAACTGGCGAAGAAGTGGCTGTGAAAGTGCAGCGCCCCAACTTACGCCCAGTCATCACACTCGACCTTTATTTGATGCGCTGGATGGCTGGGTGGTTAGCGCCTTGGCTACCCCTGAATCTCGGACACGATCTGACTTTAATTGTGGACGAGTTTGGCATCAAATTATTTGAAGAAATCGACTACATCAATGAAGGTCGTAACGCCGAAAAATTTGCCAACAATTTCCGCAACGATCCGCGAGTTAAAATTCCTGTAATTTACTGGAGTTATACCAACACCCATGTTTTAACACTGGAATGGATTAATGGCTTCAAACTCACCGATACTAGCAGAATCAAGGCAGCAGGTTTAGACCCAGAGGGTATTATTCAAATTGGCGTGACTTCCGGACTGCAACAGCTATTGGAACACGGTTTTTTCCATGCTGACCCCCATCCAGGAAATTTGTTTGCTATGCCTGATGGACGCATGGCTTACATTGATTTCGGCATGATGGATCAGCTAGAGGAACCCACCAAAGAAACTCTAGTAGATGCTCTAGTACATCTGGTAAACAAAGACTACGCCGATTTAGCCGCAGATTTTGTTGCATTAGGTTTTCTGACACCAGACACGAATATTTGCCCCATTATCCCGGCATTAGAATCAGTATTGGGAAATGCCATTGGCAAAAATGTCAAGGAATTTAACTTCAGAACCATAACTGATGAGTTCTCGGAACTGATGTATGAATATCCGTTTCGAGTTCCTGCCAAATTCGCCTTGATTATTCGTTCTTTGGTGACTCAAGAAGGTATTGCTCTGAGTCTCAACCCCAACTTCAAAATTGTGGAAGTGGGTTATCCCTACATAGCACGACGCTTACTAACTGGGGAATCTCCAGAATTAAGGCGGCGACTACTAAACGTCTTATTTAAAGATGGTAAATTCCAGTGGCAACGCTTAGAGAATTTGATCGAAATCGCTCGTACTGACGGCAGCTTTGATGTATTACCTACAGCACAAATGGGATTACAATATCTCATGTCTGAGGAAGGTAAATTTCTCCGCCGACAGCTAGTGCTAGCACTCACCGAAGATGACCGCCTCCATACCGCAGAAGTTCAACGCCTGTGGGATTTGGTTAAAGATGACATTCAACCCAATCGTTTGTTAGACGTAGCCATCGGTATGTTGACAGAATTATCGAGAGAAAGCGTAGCTGCTATTATTCCCAAATCTGCTTTCTTCGCTGCTTTTAGTAGTGTTCAACCAAACAGTAAAAAATAA
- a CDS encoding M1 family metallopeptidase produces MSQFYFDTDNNGHKSFELPGARPHYNPDRPGQVEHIFLDLCLDIPHQSYHGTCNIRLLPIRNGIDRLTLDAVNLNIQSVQVDEIAQDFDYNGEQLTIQLSQPTQIGKHLLIAIAYSVEKPQRGIYFIQPDQYYPNKPTQVWTQGEDEDSRFWFPCFDYPGQLSTSEIRVRVPKNLVAISNGELIDTQKDGDEKIYHWSQKQIHPTYLMTLAVGDFAEIRDEWQGKPVTYYVEKSRKDDAKRSMGKTPRMMEFLSEKYGYAYAFPKYAQVCVDDFIFGGMENTSTTLLTDRCLLDERAALDNRGTESLVVHELAHQWFGDLLVIKHWSHAWIKEGMASYSEVMWTEHEYGDQEAAYYRLSEARSYLSEDSNRYRRPMVTHVYREAIELYDRHIYEKGSCVYHMIRAELGEELFWQAIHTFVQDNAHKTVETIDLLRAIEKATGRNLTFLFDQYVYRGGHPDFKVAYAWDGDANLAKVTVTQTQADKNDSKDLFDLKIPIGFGYTQPGKPAQLNTFTVRVNEREQSFYFPLAEKPQFVSFDVGNHFLKTVTLEYSVPELKAQLEFDPNPISRIYAAEALAKKGGLEATNALSDALKHDSFWGVQVEAAKQLAEIKLDQAFDGLVPGLQDQNAFVRRAVVEALATIKTHDSYKAVKNLVKNGDPSYYVEASASRALGSIASVNLAEKVKEEKVIKLLQSVLAEKAGWNEVVRSGAVGGLAALKTSEAALNLLLEYTKPGVPQPLRIATIRALGKISVGQSPMNLERILEKLAELAKETFFLTQVAVVTALGQMETRKAMGILRSLADQTADGRVRRYAEEEISKVQKNVGTDNALRQMREELDQLKQQNQELKSRLEGLEAKSK; encoded by the coding sequence ATGTCGCAATTTTATTTTGATACAGACAATAACGGTCATAAATCTTTTGAATTACCAGGCGCTAGACCGCACTACAACCCCGACCGCCCCGGACAAGTAGAGCATATTTTTCTCGATTTGTGCTTGGATATTCCTCACCAAAGTTACCACGGTACTTGCAACATTCGCCTGTTGCCGATCCGTAATGGTATTGACCGTTTGACTTTGGATGCTGTCAACTTAAATATCCAGTCTGTACAGGTAGATGAGATAGCCCAAGATTTTGACTATAACGGCGAACAGCTAACTATTCAACTTTCTCAACCAACGCAGATTGGTAAGCATTTATTGATTGCGATCGCCTACTCGGTAGAAAAACCCCAACGCGGTATATACTTCATTCAACCAGACCAATACTACCCCAACAAGCCCACCCAAGTCTGGACTCAAGGTGAAGACGAGGACTCTCGTTTCTGGTTTCCCTGCTTCGACTATCCCGGACAACTTTCAACTTCCGAAATTCGGGTGCGAGTTCCCAAAAACTTGGTAGCTATTTCCAACGGCGAACTCATAGACACCCAAAAAGATGGGGACGAAAAAATCTACCATTGGTCACAAAAACAGATTCATCCAACCTACTTAATGACTTTAGCCGTCGGTGATTTTGCCGAAATTCGTGACGAATGGCAAGGTAAACCCGTAACCTACTACGTAGAAAAAAGTAGAAAAGACGATGCTAAACGCAGCATGGGCAAAACTCCCCGCATGATGGAGTTTTTGAGCGAAAAGTATGGTTATGCTTATGCTTTTCCTAAATATGCCCAAGTTTGTGTGGATGATTTCATCTTTGGCGGAATGGAAAATACTTCCACAACCCTACTAACAGATAGATGTTTACTCGATGAACGCGCCGCCTTAGATAATCGTGGCACAGAAAGTTTAGTTGTTCACGAATTAGCACACCAGTGGTTTGGTGACTTACTCGTAATTAAACATTGGTCTCATGCTTGGATTAAGGAAGGTATGGCTTCCTATTCTGAAGTAATGTGGACAGAACATGAATATGGCGACCAAGAAGCCGCATATTATCGATTATCAGAAGCTAGAAGTTACTTAAGCGAAGATAGCAACCGCTACCGCCGCCCGATGGTAACTCATGTTTACCGCGAAGCCATAGAACTTTATGACCGCCATATCTACGAAAAAGGATCTTGTGTTTATCACATGATACGGGCGGAATTAGGAGAAGAATTATTTTGGCAAGCAATTCACACCTTTGTTCAAGATAATGCCCATAAAACTGTAGAAACAATAGATTTACTCCGCGCCATTGAAAAGGCTACTGGGCGTAATTTAACATTCCTCTTCGATCAATATGTTTATCGTGGTGGCCATCCTGATTTTAAAGTCGCTTATGCTTGGGATGGAGATGCCAATTTAGCCAAAGTGACAGTCACTCAAACCCAAGCCGACAAAAATGATAGTAAAGATTTGTTTGACCTGAAAATTCCCATTGGTTTTGGCTACACTCAACCGGGTAAACCTGCACAACTCAACACTTTCACTGTGCGGGTAAATGAACGGGAACAAAGCTTTTACTTCCCCTTAGCAGAAAAACCCCAATTTGTCAGCTTTGATGTGGGTAATCATTTCCTCAAAACTGTAACTTTGGAATATTCAGTACCAGAGTTGAAAGCACAGTTAGAATTTGACCCTAACCCCATTTCTCGCATCTATGCAGCCGAAGCTTTAGCAAAAAAAGGTGGATTAGAAGCTACCAATGCTTTGTCAGATGCACTCAAACATGATTCATTTTGGGGTGTGCAGGTGGAAGCTGCTAAACAACTCGCAGAAATTAAGTTAGATCAAGCCTTTGATGGGTTAGTTCCAGGATTACAAGACCAAAATGCTTTTGTGCGGCGTGCGGTGGTAGAAGCCTTGGCGACAATCAAAACCCATGACAGTTACAAGGCTGTGAAAAACTTGGTGAAAAATGGCGATCCTAGTTACTACGTGGAAGCATCCGCTAGTCGGGCTTTGGGGTCAATTGCATCTGTAAATTTGGCAGAAAAAGTTAAGGAAGAAAAGGTAATTAAGCTGCTGCAATCGGTTTTGGCAGAAAAAGCGGGTTGGAATGAAGTGGTGCGGAGTGGTGCAGTTGGTGGTTTAGCTGCACTGAAAACCTCGGAAGCTGCTTTAAATCTGCTGCTAGAATACACTAAACCTGGTGTACCACAACCGTTGCGTATAGCCACAATTCGGGCTTTAGGCAAGATTTCTGTGGGTCAAAGTCCGATGAATTTAGAACGGATTTTAGAAAAGTTAGCAGAACTAGCCAAAGAAACTTTCTTTTTAACCCAAGTAGCTGTAGTTACGGCCTTGGGACAAATGGAAACTCGCAAAGCTATGGGGATTTTGCGATCGCTAGCCGACCAAACAGCCGACGGGCGTGTGCGTCGCTATGCTGAAGAGGAAATTTCCAAGGTGCAAAAGAATGTGGGTACAGACAATGCACTGCGCCAAATGCGGGAGGAACTCGACCAACTCAAACAACAAAACCAAGAACTGAAAAGTCGCTTGGAAGGTTTGGAAGCAAAATCTAAATAG
- a CDS encoding GNAT family N-acetyltransferase: MKNYYQDFLIRNWEIGDRTRAASVISYVLSEYGLGWEPKGADKDVLQVEEFYLATGGEFWVIEHQNQLVGTGAYYPIKRGKKAVEIRKMYLLSSVRGLGLGKYLLQQLELAIANRGFEEIWIETASALVEAVKLYESNGYQPATGVETPRCDRVYVKLLHDN; the protein is encoded by the coding sequence ATGAAAAACTATTATCAAGATTTTTTGATTCGTAACTGGGAGATAGGCGATCGCACCAGAGCCGCTTCCGTCATCAGTTATGTATTATCAGAATATGGTCTGGGTTGGGAACCCAAGGGCGCAGACAAAGATGTGCTGCAAGTAGAAGAATTTTATTTAGCAACTGGCGGTGAGTTTTGGGTAATCGAACACCAAAATCAGCTAGTTGGTACGGGAGCATACTACCCGATCAAACGTGGTAAAAAAGCTGTAGAAATTCGCAAAATGTATCTTTTATCGAGTGTCAGGGGTTTAGGACTGGGGAAATATTTGTTACAACAGTTAGAATTGGCGATCGCAAACCGTGGTTTTGAGGAAATCTGGATTGAAACCGCCAGTGCTTTAGTAGAAGCAGTTAAGTTGTATGAAAGCAATGGTTATCAACCAGCAACGGGAGTAGAAACCCCACGCTGCGATCGCGTATATGTTAAATTGCTCCACGATAATTAA
- a CDS encoding ComF family protein, protein MPTWKHSFNNFLNLFLQSNCLLCQRPTSGEFCPYCTKQLKNCQHQDPTTLWQQPIPVFGWGIYGGIVKRAIAVMKYENQPQIARPLGQWLGEAWLLSNVSQCKQQPPLVIPIPLHPKKQKKRGYNQAGLIAQSFCQTTGLKLQLNGLKRVQETEAQFGLSVSERESNLAEAFAVGEELRRRRLQVPVLLVDDIYTTGATARSAVKILNQDGIAVLGLVAVTTAVKDK, encoded by the coding sequence ATGCCAACCTGGAAGCACAGTTTTAACAACTTTCTCAACCTGTTTCTCCAATCCAATTGTCTTTTATGCCAAAGACCGACATCTGGGGAATTTTGTCCTTACTGTACTAAGCAACTGAAAAATTGCCAGCACCAAGATCCTACGACTTTGTGGCAACAACCAATACCTGTATTTGGCTGGGGAATTTATGGTGGTATTGTCAAACGAGCGATCGCTGTGATGAAATATGAAAATCAACCCCAAATTGCCCGCCCTTTAGGTCAATGGCTAGGAGAAGCATGGTTGTTATCCAATGTGTCCCAGTGCAAACAACAGCCTCCTTTAGTCATCCCCATCCCACTCCATCCCAAAAAGCAAAAAAAACGCGGTTATAACCAAGCTGGACTCATAGCTCAAAGTTTCTGTCAGACAACTGGGTTAAAATTGCAGCTAAATGGTTTAAAAAGAGTCCAAGAAACTGAAGCACAATTTGGTTTATCAGTATCTGAACGAGAAAGTAACTTAGCTGAAGCCTTTGCTGTTGGGGAAGAATTACGCCGTCGCCGTCTCCAGGTTCCAGTGTTGTTAGTTGACGATATTTATACCACTGGTGCTACAGCTAGGTCTGCCGTAAAAATACTTAATCAGGATGGGATTGCCGTTTTAGGTTTAGTTGCTGTTACTACTGCCGTGAAAGATAAATAG
- a CDS encoding RNA-guided endonuclease InsQ/TnpB family protein: MQLVERHIIQRNHPHYQEIDQLCFAAKNLYNYANFHIRQSFILTQKYLDYNCLAKELKSTEPYQALPAKVAQQVLLGLHRNWVSFFAAIQVYTENKSKFLGRPKLPKYKHKDKGRHLLVYTAQSVSKPKMKAGVIHLSKTQIDIPTKIECVHLNQVRIVPKIDHYVLEAVYEKEELDYDLDSNAIAAIDLGIDNLATLTSNQPGFLPVLVSGRIIKSINRYYNQRKAKLQSLLPSHQKTSKQLQSLTKKRNFRVDNYLHKASRLVIELLMKQGLGTLVIGQSPLWKQNANLGKRNNQNFVCIPHNRFVQQLIYKAKLVGIKVLVSEESYTSVASFLDQDIIPTYGKADAKEVKFSGRRIRTKLYKAGNGKLIHADVNGSLNILRKVVPTAFSLGIGGVVVRPVGIIPGKQMA; encoded by the coding sequence ATGCAGTTGGTCGAACGGCATATAATTCAACGAAATCATCCCCACTATCAAGAGATTGATCAGTTATGTTTTGCTGCTAAAAACCTCTACAATTATGCTAACTTCCACATCCGCCAAAGTTTTATTCTGACTCAAAAATATCTAGATTACAATTGTTTAGCTAAAGAATTAAAATCTACAGAACCATATCAAGCTTTACCCGCCAAAGTCGCCCAACAAGTATTATTAGGATTACATCGCAACTGGGTAAGTTTTTTTGCCGCAATTCAAGTATATACAGAAAATAAAAGCAAGTTTTTAGGCAGACCAAAATTACCCAAATATAAACACAAAGACAAAGGCAGACATTTATTAGTTTACACAGCCCAGTCTGTGAGTAAACCCAAAATGAAAGCTGGTGTAATTCATCTGTCAAAAACACAAATTGACATTCCAACCAAAATAGAGTGTGTACATCTAAATCAGGTGAGAATTGTCCCAAAAATTGACCATTATGTGCTAGAAGCTGTGTATGAAAAAGAGGAATTAGATTATGACTTAGACTCTAATGCTATAGCAGCGATTGATTTAGGCATAGATAATCTAGCTACCTTAACATCTAACCAGCCTGGGTTTTTACCAGTTCTGGTTTCGGGGAGAATTATCAAATCCATTAATCGTTATTACAATCAAAGAAAAGCTAAATTACAATCTTTACTACCAAGTCATCAAAAGACATCTAAACAACTGCAAAGTTTAACTAAAAAACGTAATTTTAGAGTTGATAATTATTTGCATAAAGCCAGTCGTTTAGTTATTGAGCTTTTAATGAAGCAGGGGCTTGGGACTTTAGTAATTGGTCAAAGTCCCCTGTGGAAGCAAAATGCTAATTTGGGTAAACGAAATAATCAAAACTTTGTTTGTATTCCGCATAATCGATTTGTACAGCAGTTGATTTATAAAGCGAAATTAGTGGGGATAAAGGTATTGGTTTCTGAGGAGTCTTACACCAGTGTGGCTTCTTTTTTAGACCAAGATATTATTCCTACCTATGGAAAAGCTGACGCGAAAGAAGTAAAATTTAGTGGTCGAAGAATCAGAACTAAGCTTTATAAAGCAGGTAATGGTAAACTGATTCACGCTGATGTCAATGGTAGTTTGAATATCTTACGTAAAGTAGTCCCGACAGCATTTAGTCTAGGGATAGGGGGCGTTGTAGTTCGCCCTGTCGGGATTATTCCCGGCAAACAAATGGCATGA
- a CDS encoding PPC domain-containing protein, protein MSKAFVVGLRQLMIIPATLLLIGINTRVGFAQNKLYSPIPLTLSTELSDTLSAKDIPTGQGGFGRDYMVKLNKGDNLVIDLASESFDTIITLLAPNGATVAENDDGPDGTSNSLLFTRINETGNYIIRVRSFGETGVGSFKLKATKLQPVK, encoded by the coding sequence ATGAGTAAAGCTTTTGTGGTGGGTTTAAGACAACTAATGATTATTCCTGCCACTTTGTTGCTAATTGGCATCAATACAAGGGTAGGATTTGCTCAAAATAAATTGTATAGCCCAATTCCTTTAACTCTCAGTACGGAATTGTCTGATACACTCTCAGCCAAAGATATTCCCACAGGACAGGGCGGGTTTGGCCGTGATTATATGGTGAAGCTGAATAAGGGTGATAATTTAGTAATTGACTTGGCTTCTGAGAGTTTTGACACCATCATTACACTCTTAGCACCCAATGGAGCAACAGTGGCAGAAAATGATGATGGCCCTGATGGTACTAGCAATTCCTTACTGTTTACCCGCATCAATGAAACAGGAAACTATATTATCCGTGTCCGGTCTTTTGGGGAAACTGGGGTGGGATCTTTTAAACTGAAGGCGACAAAGCTACAACCAGTGAAATAA
- the cobS gene encoding adenosylcobinamide-GDP ribazoletransferase, translating into MVKKLVLNLFASIIFYTSIPLPYINGLDLQRVAYFAPLVGLMIGGILGLCDGGMNYLGIPVLTRSALVVSFWIAITGGLHLDGVMDTADGLAVGNPEKRLEVMTDSATGAFGAMAAIALILLKTTALIDIADHRWLVLMAACGWGRWGQQVAIACYPYLKPTGKGAFHKAAIRSSKDLLPGLLLLFILSGLLILLDSQNLWFALSMIVSGSAIATLTGFWFHHKLGGHTGDTYGAVVEWTEALFLCVLTIF; encoded by the coding sequence GTGGTGAAAAAATTAGTTTTAAATTTATTCGCTAGTATAATATTTTATACATCTATTCCTCTACCCTATATAAACGGGTTAGACTTGCAAAGGGTGGCGTATTTTGCGCCGCTAGTGGGGCTGATGATTGGGGGAATTTTAGGGCTATGTGATGGCGGAATGAATTATCTGGGGATACCAGTGTTAACTCGTAGTGCTTTGGTAGTAAGTTTTTGGATTGCGATTACGGGCGGATTGCATTTAGATGGGGTGATGGATACTGCTGATGGTTTGGCGGTGGGTAATCCCGAAAAACGATTGGAGGTGATGACAGATAGTGCTACAGGTGCTTTTGGCGCAATGGCGGCGATCGCCTTAATATTACTTAAAACTACAGCTTTAATCGATATTGCTGATCACCGTTGGCTAGTGCTGATGGCGGCTTGTGGCTGGGGACGCTGGGGACAACAAGTGGCGATCGCCTGCTATCCTTATTTAAAACCCACTGGTAAAGGCGCATTTCACAAAGCAGCCATTCGTTCATCCAAAGATTTATTACCGGGACTATTATTGCTATTTATTCTGAGTGGTTTACTGATATTATTAGATAGTCAAAATCTCTGGTTCGCACTCAGTATGATAGTGAGTGGAAGTGCGATCGCCACTCTTACCGGCTTCTGGTTCCATCACAAATTAGGCGGACACACAGGAGACACCTACGGCGCAGTCGTTGAATGGACAGAAGCCTTATTCCTCTGTGTACTCACCATTTTTTAA
- the tgt gene encoding tRNA guanosine(34) transglycosylase Tgt — protein sequence MSANFSFQSLAECSQTKARAGVFHTPHGPVETPRFMPVGTLANVKTVTPDQLKSTGAQMVLSNTYHLHLQPGERIVAGGGGLHKFMGWDGPMLTDSGGFQVFSLSEMRKISEDGVTFRSPHDGQIIHLTPERSIEIQNTLGADVIMAFDECPPYPASREDVEAATGRTYRWLERCMTFHQRSDQALFGIVQGGVYLDLRAQAAQELAQLDLPGYAIGGVSVGEPPELMADIVRTTAPLLPREKPRYLMGVGTYREMAIAIASGVDLFDCVIPTRWARHGTAIVQGERWNLKNAKFREDYEPLDETCPCYACQNFSRAYISHLVRSQEILGYTLLSIHNITELIRFTQKIREAILSDRFATEFAHWLN from the coding sequence TTGAGTGCCAATTTTTCTTTTCAATCCCTGGCTGAATGTAGCCAGACAAAAGCTAGGGCTGGGGTATTTCACACACCTCATGGCCCTGTGGAAACCCCAAGATTTATGCCTGTGGGAACCCTGGCAAATGTCAAAACCGTCACCCCAGACCAACTAAAAAGCACTGGGGCGCAAATGGTCTTATCCAATACCTATCATCTCCACCTGCAACCAGGGGAGAGGATTGTGGCGGGAGGGGGTGGTTTACACAAATTTATGGGCTGGGATGGTCCAATGCTCACCGATTCCGGTGGTTTTCAGGTGTTTAGCTTGAGCGAAATGCGGAAGATTTCCGAAGATGGTGTAACTTTTCGCTCACCCCATGATGGGCAAATTATTCACTTAACCCCAGAACGCTCCATAGAGATCCAAAATACTTTAGGGGCTGATGTAATCATGGCCTTTGATGAATGTCCGCCCTATCCAGCTAGTCGGGAAGATGTGGAAGCTGCAACTGGGAGGACTTATCGCTGGCTAGAACGCTGTATGACTTTTCATCAACGTAGCGATCAAGCTTTGTTTGGTATCGTTCAAGGAGGGGTGTATCTGGATTTACGCGCCCAAGCAGCCCAGGAGTTAGCGCAGTTGGATTTGCCTGGATATGCTATTGGTGGTGTGAGTGTGGGCGAACCTCCCGAACTCATGGCTGATATTGTGCGAACTACAGCGCCACTGTTACCACGGGAAAAGCCCCGTTATTTGATGGGTGTGGGGACTTATCGGGAAATGGCCATTGCGATCGCTTCTGGTGTAGATTTATTTGATTGTGTGATTCCTACCCGTTGGGCGAGACATGGTACAGCAATTGTGCAGGGCGAACGCTGGAATTTAAAGAATGCTAAGTTTCGTGAAGATTATGAGCCATTAGATGAAACTTGCCCATGTTATGCTTGTCAAAATTTTAGCAGGGCTTATATTTCTCATTTAGTGCGATCGCAGGAAATCTTAGGATACACATTATTGAGTATTCACAACATTACCGAATTAATTCGGTTTACGCAAAAGATTCGTGAAGCAATATTAAGCGATCGCTTTGCCACCGAATTCGCCCATTGGTTAAACTAA
- a CDS encoding photosystem II reaction center protein K: MEAALLLAKLPEAYQIFDPLVDVLPVIPVFFLLLAFVWQAAVGFR; the protein is encoded by the coding sequence ATGGAAGCAGCATTGTTATTAGCAAAATTGCCTGAAGCTTACCAAATCTTCGATCCTTTGGTAGATGTTCTCCCAGTTATTCCCGTATTTTTCTTGTTGTTGGCTTTTGTATGGCAAGCAGCCGTTGGCTTCAGGTAA
- a CDS encoding 2Fe-2S iron-sulfur cluster-binding protein: protein MGNIKFVKENKEVIAADGANLRLKAMENGIDIYKFIGKMTNCGGAGQCGTCIVEIVEGMENLSPRTNVENQKFKKKPDNYRLACQTLVNGPVSVVTKP from the coding sequence ATGGGTAACATCAAATTCGTCAAAGAAAACAAAGAAGTAATAGCAGCTGATGGGGCTAATCTTCGACTCAAAGCTATGGAAAATGGCATTGATATATATAAATTTATTGGCAAAATGACCAATTGCGGTGGCGCAGGTCAATGCGGTACTTGCATTGTAGAGATAGTCGAAGGAATGGAAAACCTTTCCCCCCGCACAAATGTAGAAAACCAAAAATTCAAGAAAAAGCCTGATAATTACCGCCTCGCCTGTCAAACCCTAGTAAACGGACCAGTTAGCGTAGTCACAAAACCCTAA